GCACTTATACCGGGCGTCGACTCGCCGGTTCGGCGGCACTTATACCGGGGATTCCTCGTCGTCGTGCGCGCGAGCGGAATCGCCGGAGCGTCGACTACGAGGCCGGAAGGCAAAGGCCTTCTCGCCGGATCCGATAGTGGGGATATGGACGCGACAGTCACCGTCAGTGCGGTCCGCGACGTCGGACCCCACACGATCGCACTCGAACTGGAGTCGCCGGACGGATTCGACGCCGAGCCCGGGCAGTTCGTGAAGCTCCGCGGCACCGTCGACGGCGAGGACTACGCCCGGTTCTACACGCTCTCGTCGCCCGACGCAGACGCGACGTTCGAGGTCACCGTCGGCGTCGATCCCGACGAGGCGGGCCCGTTCAGTCAGTACCTCCTCGATCTTGCCGCGGGCGACACCCTGGAGATTTCCGGGCCGTTCGGGCGGAGCTTCTACGACGGGGAACCGCGCGCGGTCGTCCTCGCGGGCGGCCCGGGGATCGGCCCCGCGGTCGGGATCGCCGAGGCGGCCGTCGCCGGCGGCAACGAGGCCGCGATCGTCTACCAGACCGACGCTCCGGCCCACGAGGATCGCCTCGACGCGCTCGAAGACGCCGGCGTGTCGATCGTCGTCACCGACGGCGACATCACCGACGCGGTCGGCGACGCGGCCACCGGCGCCGAGGGCGAGCAGATCTTCGTCTACGGCTTCGCCGACTTCGTCGACGACGCGACGGCGGCGCTCGAAGCGGCGAGCGTCGACACCGACCGGGCGAAGTTCGAGAATTTCGGCTGAGGAGAGATCCGAAATCGAGATGGTCGGAGCGCCGGCCGAGACGACAGCCATCCCTCCGAACGACGATTTAAATAGTCCTCCAAGGACGCATCACATCTCGGTCTCGATCTCATCGACGACCGGCCAGACCCGCCAGACGGCGATCGCGAGGGCGCCGAGCCACCAGAGCAAGAGGCCGAACGCGTTCGCCAGCGCGTTTCCCGCGGCGACGTCGGCCCCGCCGACGACGCCCACGGCCGACGAGAGCACGAGCCCGCGGAACGCGCTGTTGGGGCTCAGCGCCAGCAGCGCCGCCACTACCTCCTCGGAGACGAAGCCGCCGGCCAGCCCGGCCACGAGCGCTGTATCGATCCCCAACACGAGCGTCACCGCGAGCGCGGCCGCGAGCGCGAAGGCCGTCCGGACGGTCCGGGCCGCCGCGGAGATGGCGACCGTCGCCGCGAGGACGACGAGCGTGAACGCCGCCGCGAGCGCCACGAAGCGGACGTAGCGGACGCCCGAATCGGCCGCGGCGTTGATCGCCAGGAACGTCGGGATGTCCGCGGTGAGAAGCGGGACGAGCAGGCCGACGGCGACGAGCGCCCCGACGACGACGCTCACCAGCGCCAGCGCGCGCCCGAGGTAGATCCCGCCGACGTAGGCGAGCCGGGGGACGTCGAACGTCCGGAGGACGTCCAGTTCGCCCGTCTCGCGGTCGCCGAGGATCGACCGGTATCCGAACGCGATTGCCAGGAGGGGCACCAGCACCTCGACGAACGTGAGCAGGTCCAGCGTGAGGGGGACGAACCCCCCGCCGCCGCCCGTGCCCGCCCAGGCAACGGCGACAACGCTCGCGACGAACGCCGCAGACAGCGCCAGCAACGCGGGCGTCCGGGCGATGGTCCGGAGTTCGCGCGTCGCGACGACCAGCAGGTCGGTCCGGATCCGCTCGGAGCGGGTCCACGTCGTCGCATCGGAATCCCTCTCGGGGGCGTCTCCGTTCCCACCACCCGTCGCCCCGGTTGCCTCGCTATTCGCTTCACTCATCGTCCCGCACCTCCGTTTCCTCGGCGTCTCCGCTTTCGCTTCCGCCTCCGCCGGCGCCGGCCCGCACCGTCGATTCCCCGGCCTCAGCGCGGACGAGCCGGAGGAACGCCTCCGAGAGCGATGCGGTATCGGTCTCGTCGAGGAGCGTCGCGGGCGCGCCGCTCGCCACGAACCCGCCGTCGTCGAGGACGTAGACGGTGTCGGCGTGGGCCTCGACGGCCGGGAGCTCGTGGGATGCGACGACGACGCCTGTGCCCTCCGCGGCGAGATCGCCGACCACGGCGAACAGCCGCTCGACCATCGCGGGGTCGAGGCCGCTGCCGGGCTCGTCGAGGAGCAGTACCGCGGGATCGCCGAGGACGGCCTGTCCGAGGCCGAGCAGTCGGGTCATTCCGCCCGAGAGCGAGCCGACCGCGCGGTCGCCCACGTCGGCGAGGCCGACTCGACCGAGCGTGGCCGCGACGGCGTTGCTCCCGACGCCCGGGAGCAGCGACGCGTAGAATTCCAGGGTGTCGCGGGCGGTGAAGCCCTCGCGGAACGCGGGCTGCTGGGGGAGGAAGCCCACGCGCCGGGCGCCCCCGGCGCCGCTCGGGACCGCGACGTCGCCGCCGGCGGCCCCGTCGAGGCCCGCGAGGACCCGGAGCAGGGTCGACTTCCCCGATCCGTTGGGACCGACGACCGCCGCGACCTCGCCGCGCTCGACCGTCAGGTCCACGCCCGAGAGCACCTCGACGTCGCCGAACGCCTGTTCGATACCGTCTGCGCGCAGGGCGACCGCGTCCCCGCTCGGACCCTCGCTCGCGCCGTCGCTCACGCCGCCTCACCCCCGGTCGGTCCGTGTGTCGGCTCGGGGACGGGCGTGCTCGATCCGTCCGAGGCGGCCGATTCGGACGCGTTCCGCGCGGCCGCGACGAGATCGGGGTGGAAGGGCCGCGTCCGGGCGGCGGCGTCGACGACGCCCGACTGCCGGAGGCCGGAGACGGCGTCTTGGACCCGCCGGAGCGTCGCCACCGCGGGCGACTGCGCGAGCGTCGTCGCGCCCGCGGCCGCGCCGAGCCGGGAGTCCACCGGCCCCGTGGGACGGTACGGCCGGTCGTAGACGCCGTCCCCGTCGCCGTCGGCGATCGGGAGCGCGCCCCAGTGGTTGCCGACGCCGCGGTGGGACCACGTCCGGAGCGGGCCGATTCTCGCCTCCACCGCGCGTCCGTTGCCGACGAAGTCGTTGCGGACGACCCAGTTCGACGGCAGGATCTCGCCTGCCCGCGCGCCGACGCGGTTGTCGACGACGACGTTGCCGACGAAGGCGTTCCGGTCGCCCGCGACGGTGATCCCGTACTCGTTGCCGGCGACGACGTTGCGGGCGTAGTAGGAGGCGCCGCCTGCCGGTACGACGCCGTAGGTGCTGTCGCGCACGTCGTTGCCGACCACGAGATTCCTGGTCGGACGCGTCATCACGATGACGCCGGCCTGGGCGTCGCGGACGGTGTTGTTCGCGACCAGCGACGCGGAGGTGTACATCTCGTGGACGCCGTACCGGCCCGGGTCCGCGCGGTTGTCGCGGATGACGCTCCCGTCCGCGCGGTGGGTGTAGACGCCGTCTCGGCCGCCGAGAAACGTCGAGTCCTCGACGACGCTCGGCGCGCCGATAAGCACGACGCTCATAAAGCCCTCGCTGGCCGTGTCGGCGCCGCGGACGGTCAGTCCCGAAATCACGCTCTGCGGGCTCTCGCGGACGATGACGCCGCTCGCGGGCGTATCGATCGCGACGTCCGCGACGGCGGCGCCGGCCGCCCCGTCGAGGACGATCCCGGCGTCGCCGTAGCCGTAGGCCAGCTGGACCGTGGTGTCCCAGTCCGCCGACTCGTTCCGGCGCTCGCGGCCGCGGCTTCCGATGTCGCCGACGCCCGCGATCCGGAGGTCCGTCACGGCGGCGCCATCGGCCCTGACCACGACGACGGTCCCGTTGCCGTCGCCGCGGAGGGTCGTCGGGGGCGCGGCTCCGTCGCCGCCCGCTCCGCCGGTCGCAGTCGCACCAGCGCCAGCGCCGGCCAGCGTCACCGAGCGGTTCAGCACGACCTGGTCGACGTCGTAGCTCCCGGCCGGGACGTAGACGGTCGTGTTCGGCGGCGCGCTCCCGACCGCGGCCGCGACCGTCGGCGCGGTCTCTACGTCCGCAGGCGTGCCCGAAGCCGCGGCGCCGCCGCTGCCGACGACGACGCTCACGGGCCGGTCACGTCGCTCGGCGGCTTCGCCGACCGTCCGGTTCGCCCAGGCCTGACGCTCTTCGATCGACGCCTCGAACTCGGCCAGTCGAGCGTCGAGCGGGTCGCCGGCGCTGTCTTTCAGCGCCTCCCAGCCGGCGACCGAACCCCCGTGCGCCGCGGCGAACCGCTCGGCGTCGTCACGCTCGGAGAAGGGCACGACGATCGTCCCCGAGGGGATTCGCGCGTCGCTGTCGACGACGAAGTGGGCGCTCTCGGCGGGCGTCCAGCCGACCGCGCGGCCGCGCTCGGGGACGACGTAGCCCTCGTCGGTCAGGGTCGGCGTGACCGTCGAGAAGTCCGAGACGTAGACCGCGAGCGGGTCGCCGAACTGCCGCCGGGCGCTCGCGTCGCCGAGTTCGCTCGCGACGGTCTCGATGCCGACGTAGCCGACGACGTAGCGGTATCCGGAGTAGAACACCTGGGCGCGGGGGAGCGCGAATCCCTCGGCTTCGGCCCGCCGGGCGTCGACGCCCGTCCCGCCCATACTCACGGTGTCCTCGAAGTCCACGGGGCGGAGCGTCTCGCCGCTGGCCGGCGTCAGCGCGAACGAGAGGCTCGCGACGACGAGCACGAGCGCGACCCCCGCGGTCAGCCACGCGGTCCCGGACGGCGAGAGCAGCGCCATCACTTGCCGAGGCCGGCGACGACCTCCGGGGTCACGCCGTCGTGGGTCGTGAGCGACCCGCCGTGTTCGGTCTGGAACGCCTCCGCGTCGCTTTCGCTCGTGAACGCGATGAGGTCTCTGCCCATCGTTCCCTTCACCTCGGAGTCGACGACGTAGGTCACGTC
This is a stretch of genomic DNA from Halobellus sp. MBLA0158. It encodes these proteins:
- a CDS encoding FAD-dependent oxidoreductase encodes the protein MDATVTVSAVRDVGPHTIALELESPDGFDAEPGQFVKLRGTVDGEDYARFYTLSSPDADATFEVTVGVDPDEAGPFSQYLLDLAAGDTLEISGPFGRSFYDGEPRAVVLAGGPGIGPAVGIAEAAVAGGNEAAIVYQTDAPAHEDRLDALEDAGVSIVVTDGDITDAVGDAATGAEGEQIFVYGFADFVDDATAALEAASVDTDRAKFENFG
- a CDS encoding ABC transporter permease subunit: MSEANSEATGATGGGNGDAPERDSDATTWTRSERIRTDLLVVATRELRTIARTPALLALSAAFVASVVAVAWAGTGGGGGFVPLTLDLLTFVEVLVPLLAIAFGYRSILGDRETGELDVLRTFDVPRLAYVGGIYLGRALALVSVVVGALVAVGLLVPLLTADIPTFLAINAAADSGVRYVRFVALAAAFTLVVLAATVAISAAARTVRTAFALAAALAVTLVLGIDTALVAGLAGGFVSEEVVAALLALSPNSAFRGLVLSSAVGVVGGADVAAGNALANAFGLLLWWLGALAIAVWRVWPVVDEIETEM
- a CDS encoding ABC transporter ATP-binding protein, with protein sequence MSDGASEGPSGDAVALRADGIEQAFGDVEVLSGVDLTVERGEVAAVVGPNGSGKSTLLRVLAGLDGAAGGDVAVPSGAGGARRVGFLPQQPAFREGFTARDTLEFYASLLPGVGSNAVAATLGRVGLADVGDRAVGSLSGGMTRLLGLGQAVLGDPAVLLLDEPGSGLDPAMVERLFAVVGDLAAEGTGVVVASHELPAVEAHADTVYVLDDGGFVASGAPATLLDETDTASLSEAFLRLVRAEAGESTVRAGAGGGGSESGDAEETEVRDDE
- a CDS encoding NosD domain-containing protein yields the protein MALLSPSGTAWLTAGVALVLVVASLSFALTPASGETLRPVDFEDTVSMGGTGVDARRAEAEGFALPRAQVFYSGYRYVVGYVGIETVASELGDASARRQFGDPLAVYVSDFSTVTPTLTDEGYVVPERGRAVGWTPAESAHFVVDSDARIPSGTIVVPFSERDDAERFAAAHGGSVAGWEALKDSAGDPLDARLAEFEASIEERQAWANRTVGEAAERRDRPVSVVVGSGGAAASGTPADVETAPTVAAAVGSAPPNTTVYVPAGSYDVDQVVLNRSVTLAGAGAGATATGGAGGDGAAPPTTLRGDGNGTVVVVRADGAAVTDLRIAGVGDIGSRGRERRNESADWDTTVQLAYGYGDAGIVLDGAAGAAVADVAIDTPASGVIVRESPQSVISGLTVRGADTASEGFMSVVLIGAPSVVEDSTFLGGRDGVYTHRADGSVIRDNRADPGRYGVHEMYTSASLVANNTVRDAQAGVIVMTRPTRNLVVGNDVRDSTYGVVPAGGASYYARNVVAGNEYGITVAGDRNAFVGNVVVDNRVGARAGEILPSNWVVRNDFVGNGRAVEARIGPLRTWSHRGVGNHWGALPIADGDGDGVYDRPYRPTGPVDSRLGAAAGATTLAQSPAVATLRRVQDAVSGLRQSGVVDAAARTRPFHPDLVAAARNASESAASDGSSTPVPEPTHGPTGGEAA